The genomic window AGTTATTCGTCGGCGGCGGCGAGCCGGTCTCCCATTCGAGCCCGCGCGCGCCCCAGGGATTTTTGCCGGCGACGGCCCCGTAGCGCAGCGACCAGATCAGATACACGAGCGGCAGCACGTAGCCGACGGCGAGGATCGACGCGCCCGCGGACGACATCACGTTCAACACCTGAAACTCCGGCGGATATATGTGGTAGCGGCGCGGCATCCCCAGATAGCCGAGCACGAACTGCGGGAAGAACGTCAGGTTGAAGCCGAGAAAAACGATCAGCGCCGCGAGGCGCGCCCAGATCTCCGGATAGATGCGCCCGGTCATTTTGGGCCACCAATAGTGAATGCCGCCGAGATAGGCCATGACCGAGCCGCCGACCATGATGTAATGAAAATGCGCGACGACGAAATAAGTGTCGTGGACGTGGACGTCGAACCCGAGGGTGGCGAGAAATAACCCCGTCAGGCCTCCGATCGTGAACACGCCGATGAATCCAAGCCCGTAGAGCATCGGGGCGTCGTAGGAGATGGACCCCTTGTAGAGCGTCGCCGTCCAATTGAAAACTTTGATCGCCGAGGGAATCGCCACGAGAAAGCTCAGCAATGAAAATACCAAACCGGCGTGGACCGACTGGCCGGAGACGAACATGTGATGTCCCCAGACGAGAAACCCGATCACGGCGATCGCGAGACTGGCGAACGCGACGAACGTGTAGCCGAAGATCCGCTTGCGTGAAAAACCGGCGATCAGCTCGCTGACGACTCCCATCGCCGGCAGGATCATGATGTAAACCGCGGGATGCGAGTAAAACCAGAACAGGTGCTGGAACAGGACCGGGTCCCCGCCCCGCGCCGGATCGAAGATTCCCAGGCCGAAGATCCGCTCGAGGCCCACGAGCACGAGCGTGATCGCCAGCACCGGCGTCCCCAGAATGAAGATGACGCTCGTGGCGTAATGCGACCAGACGAACAGCGGCAGCCGGAACCACGTGAGGCCCGGCGCGCGCATCTTGTGAATCGTGACGATGAAGTTGAGGCCGGTGAGGATCGAGGAAAATCCGGTGACGAAAATTCCCACGACCGTCAGCGCCACGTGCGTGTTCGAATAGATGCTGCTGTACGGCGTGTAAAACGTCCAGCCGGTATCCACGCCGCCGGCCGCCGACGCCGCCAGGGTGAACAGTCCGCCCACGATGAAAATGTACCAGCTCGCGAGGTTGAGACGCGGGAAGGCGAGGTCGCGCGCGCCGATCATCATCGGGATCAAAAAATTTCCCAGCACCGCCGGTATCGCCGGAATCAGGAAGAAAAAGACCATCGTGACGCCGTGCATGGTGAAGAGCTTGTTATAAGTCTCCGACTGGACCAGATCTCCCTGCGGCGTCAGGAGCTCGAGGCGGATCATCGTGGCGAAGAAACCGCCGACGAAAAAGAAAAACGTGATCGAGACCAGATAGAGCCAGGCGATGCGCTTGTGGTCGGTCGTGAGCAGCCACGATCTCACGCCGTAATTGACGTTCAGGTAGTGCTCTCTGCGCTCTCCGTTCATCGCTCGGCCCGCGCCCTTTCTTCCTTCCGCAAAGACTTGAGATAGGCGATGATCTGCAGGATGCCGTCCTCGCTCACGAGCCCTTTGAAGGTCGGCATGACCGGCGGGAAGCCAGCAACGACTTTCGCGTGCGGCTCGAGGATCGATTCGCGAATATAGCCTTCGTCCGCGAGCGCGCTGCCGCCTCCCTCGAGCTTGACCGATTTGCCGAAGAGTCCCGCGAGCGCGGGCCCCTGTCCCGTGTCGCTCGCGCGGTGGCATACGCCGCAGCCCAACCGCCGGAAAAGCTCGGCGCCCGCTTCCGCCATCGACGTTCCGGTCGCGCCTTCGCCCAGCCATCTCTGATAATCCGCCGGCTCCATCACCACCACCCTGCCGATCATGCCCGAATGCAGCGTGCCGCAATATTCCGCGCAGAATAGACGGTATTCGCCCGCTTTCGTTGGATGGAACCAAATCGTCGTGTAGCGCGCGGGGAGAACGTCCATCTTGATCCTGAACGCGGGCACGAAATAACTGTGGATCA from Candidatus Binatia bacterium includes these protein-coding regions:
- the coxB gene encoding cytochrome c oxidase subunit II, yielding MFQNLPLFPEQASTMAPRVDALLYFLTAVSIFFASLIFIFIVVFAVKYRRRSDAEKAPQIEGSIPLEIFWSVVPLGITMVMFIWGALVYFDMSSPPAGALEINLVGRQWMWKAQHAEGQSEINELHVPAGLPVRLTMTSEDVIHSYFVPAFRIKMDVLPARYTTIWFHPTKAGEYRLFCAEYCGTLHSGMIGRVVVMEPADYQRWLGEGATGTSMAEAGAELFRRLGCGVCHRASDTGQGPALAGLFGKSVKLEGGGSALADEGYIRESILEPHAKVVAGFPPVMPTFKGLVSEDGILQIIAYLKSLRKEERARAER
- the ctaD gene encoding cytochrome c oxidase subunit I, with product MNGERREHYLNVNYGVRSWLLTTDHKRIAWLYLVSITFFFFVGGFFATMIRLELLTPQGDLVQSETYNKLFTMHGVTMVFFFLIPAIPAVLGNFLIPMMIGARDLAFPRLNLASWYIFIVGGLFTLAASAAGGVDTGWTFYTPYSSIYSNTHVALTVVGIFVTGFSSILTGLNFIVTIHKMRAPGLTWFRLPLFVWSHYATSVIFILGTPVLAITLVLVGLERIFGLGIFDPARGGDPVLFQHLFWFYSHPAVYIMILPAMGVVSELIAGFSRKRIFGYTFVAFASLAIAVIGFLVWGHHMFVSGQSVHAGLVFSLLSFLVAIPSAIKVFNWTATLYKGSISYDAPMLYGLGFIGVFTIGGLTGLFLATLGFDVHVHDTYFVVAHFHYIMVGGSVMAYLGGIHYWWPKMTGRIYPEIWARLAALIVFLGFNLTFFPQFVLGYLGMPRRYHIYPPEFQVLNVMSSAGASILAVGYVLPLVYLIWSLRYGAVAGKNPWGARGLEWETGSPPPTNNFDTTPRVTAGAYAYEKEPGEVYSFGKTAHV